The following are encoded together in the Choloepus didactylus isolate mChoDid1 chromosome 7, mChoDid1.pri, whole genome shotgun sequence genome:
- the TRIM40 gene encoding tripartite motif-containing protein 40: protein MVPLQKDIQEESICPICQEHPKEAVSTNCKHLFCRVCLANHVKALGSGNALHCPICRKPCSEEVLGAGYVCQLHQKKVNWFCEDSCLLLCVECLASPECHSHQELTIEKAISHYKERLTRRIRKLKKDLKELQQLKAQEEKKLQDVQVDLGSHPLAAELESQHQAWGQWEDLPQQPLGLLEDISRAIMQHNLLITDMERMARDLDASMLKDASDLLNRSDLQKLKITGHSS from the exons ATGGTCCCTTTGCAGAAGGACATCCAGGAGGAGAGCATCTGCCCCATCTGCCAGGAGCATCCGAAGGAGGCTGTGAGCACCAACTGCAAACACCTCTTCTGTCGTGTGTGCCTGGCCAATCACGTGAAGGCCTTGGGCTCAGGAAATGCTCTCCACTGCCCCATCTGCCGGAAGCCCTGTTCTGAGGAGGTGCTGGGGGCAGGCTATGTCTGCCAGCTCCACCAGAAGAAGGTGAACTGGTTCTGTGAAGACAGCTGCCTTCTTCTGTGTGTGGAATGCCTGGCATCCCCTGAGTGTCACTCTCATCAAGAGCTGACCATTGAAAAGGCCATCAGTCACTACAAG GAACGACTTACTCGCAGGATCAGGAAGCTCAAAAAGGACCTCAAGGAACTTCAGCAGCTCAAGGCTCAGGAGGAGAAGAAACTGCAGGATGTACAG GTAGACCTTGGGAGCCACCCATTGGCAGCTGAGCTGGAGAGCCAGCACCAAGCCTGGGGGCAGTGGGAGGACCTCCCTCAGCAGCCGCTGGGCCTGCTGGAAGACATCTCCAGGGCGATAATGCAGCATAACCTCCTGATCACTGACATGGAGAGGATGGCCAGGGATCTGGATGCCAGCATGCTGAAG GATGCCAGTGACTTACTGAACAG gagtgatctacaaaaattaaaaattacaggcCATTCATCCTGA
- the LOC119540909 gene encoding serine/threonine-protein kinase RIO3-like: MDLKLSNHVFNALKQHAYSEERRSARLHEKKEHSTAEKAVDPKTRLLMYKMINSGMLETITGCISTGKESVVFHAYGGSMEDAKEDSEVIPTECAIKVFKTTLNEFKNRDKYIKDDFRFKDRFSKLNPRKIIRMWAEKEMHNLTRMQRAGIPCPTVVMLKKHILVMSFIGHDQVPAPKLKEVKLSSEEMKEAYYQTLHMMQQLYNECTLMHADLSEYNMLWHAGKVWLIDVSQSVEPTHPHGLEFLFRDCRNVSQFFQKGGVKEALGERELFNAVSGLNISADNEADFLAEIEALEKMNEDHVQKNGRKAASFLKDDGGPPVLYDE; encoded by the coding sequence ATGGATTTAAAACTATCAAACCATGTTTTCAATGCTTTAAAACAACATGCCTATTCAGAAGAACGTCGAAGTGCCCGCCTCCATGAGAAAAAGGAGCATTCTACTGCAGAAAAAGCAGTTGATCCTAAGACCCGTTTACTTATGTATAAAATGATCAACTCTGGAATGTTGGAGACAATCACTGGCTGTATTAGTACAGGAAAGGAATCTGTTGTCTTTCATGCATATGGAGGGAGCATGGAGGATGCAAAGGAAGATAGTGAAGTTATACCTACAGAATGTGCCATCAAAGTGTTTAAGACAACTCTTAATGAGTTTAAGAATCGTGACAAATATATTAAAGATGATTTCAGGTTTAAAGATCGCTTCAGCAAATTAAATCCGCGTAAGATCATCCGCATGTgggcagaaaaagaaatgcacaaTCTCACAAGAATGCAGAGAGCTGGAATTCCTTGCCCAACAGTTGTAATGCTCAAGAAACACATTTTAGTTATGTCTTTTATTGGCCATGATCAAGTTCCAGCCCCTAagttaaaagaagtaaaactcagtagtgaagaaatgaaagaagcctACTATCAAACTCTTCATATGATGCAGCAGTTATATAATGAATGTACGCTTATGCATGCTGACCTCAGTGAGTATAACATGCTCTGGCATGCTGGAAAGGTCTGGTTGATTGATGTCAGTCAGTCTGTAGAACCAACGCATCCCCATGGCCTGGAGTTCTTATTCCGAGACTGTAGGAATGTCTCACAGTTTTTTCAGAAAGGAGGAGTGAAGGAAGCCCTTGGTGAAAGAGAACTCTTCAATGCTGTTTCAGGCTTAAACATCTCAGCAGATAATGAAGCTGATTTCTTAGCTGAAATAGAAGCTttggagaaaatgaatgaagatcATGTTCAGAAGAATGGAAGAAAGGCTGCTTCGTTTTTGAAAGATGACGGAGGTCCACCGGTACTATACGATGAATAA